A genomic window from Flavobacterium hankyongi includes:
- a CDS encoding DUF1801 domain-containing protein, whose translation MQSKATSVTDYLNEIPEERKAAFTKLRNTIIESLPKGFQEGMRYGMIGYSVPHSIYPNGYHCNPKDPLPFAGLASQKNFIAFYHMGIYANPELLNWFTSEYPKYSKKKLDIGKSCVRFKKPEDVPFELIGELMTKMSTQDWIETYESAFKKSK comes from the coding sequence ATGCAATCAAAAGCGACATCAGTAACTGATTATCTAAACGAAATTCCAGAAGAAAGAAAAGCTGCTTTTACTAAACTACGTAACACAATAATAGAAAGTTTACCTAAAGGATTTCAAGAAGGCATGAGATATGGCATGATAGGATATTCGGTTCCTCATTCAATTTATCCAAATGGTTATCATTGCAACCCTAAAGATCCATTACCTTTTGCAGGACTTGCTTCTCAAAAAAATTTCATCGCTTTTTATCATATGGGGATTTATGCAAATCCAGAACTTTTAAATTGGTTTACATCTGAATATCCAAAATATTCTAAGAAAAAGTTGGACATAGGGAAAAGTTGTGTACGATTTAAAAAACCTGAAGACGTTCCGTTTGAATTAATTGGGGAATTGATGACTAAAATGAGTACTCAAGATTGGATTGAAACTTACGAATCTGCTTTTAAGAAATCAAAGTAA
- a CDS encoding SRPBCC family protein, giving the protein MRILKKIIFVLLALIGILLIAGLVISKDYAVEREVMINQPKDSVFNYIKMMKNQDHFSVWNMKDPNSKRNFTGTDGEVGFIYSWNGNDDVGEGEQEIKKITPGERIDMELRFKRPMVSTDYAYFTTESLSPAQTKVKWGFKGEMPYPMNGIKFIMGNMIGKQLQAGLDNLKANLEKK; this is encoded by the coding sequence ATGAGAATTCTAAAAAAAATTATTTTTGTTTTGCTTGCTCTTATCGGAATTTTATTAATAGCAGGATTAGTAATATCAAAAGATTATGCGGTTGAAAGAGAAGTGATGATTAATCAACCTAAAGACAGTGTTTTTAATTATATAAAAATGATGAAAAACCAAGATCATTTTAGTGTTTGGAATATGAAAGATCCTAATTCTAAAAGAAACTTTACGGGAACTGATGGAGAAGTAGGATTTATTTACAGTTGGAACGGAAATGATGATGTAGGAGAAGGTGAGCAAGAAATTAAAAAAATTACACCTGGTGAACGCATCGATATGGAATTACGTTTTAAGCGTCCGATGGTTTCGACTGATTATGCATATTTCACAACTGAATCTCTTTCTCCAGCACAAACTAAAGTAAAATGGGGTTTTAAGGGAGAAATGCCTTATCCTATGAATGGCATAAAATTCATTATGGGGAATATGATAGGGAAACAATTACAAGCTGGTCTAGACAATTTGAAAGCTAATCTAGAAAAGAAATAA
- a CDS encoding ankyrin repeat domain-containing protein, translated as MKKSIVILGLALGAFATQSFASNVSVSHEKTIFASVNSPLCAAIIKGDLEAVKKFVEYGVDVNETSNGMTPLMFAARFNRVDIIEVLLKNGADKKTKDEKGYTALKYAEQSKANDAIQALK; from the coding sequence ATGAAAAAATCAATTGTTATTTTAGGTTTAGCTCTTGGAGCTTTTGCAACTCAATCTTTTGCATCAAATGTTAGTGTTTCTCACGAAAAAACAATTTTTGCTAGTGTTAATTCGCCATTGTGCGCAGCAATCATTAAAGGAGATTTAGAAGCAGTTAAGAAATTTGTTGAGTATGGAGTTGACGTAAACGAAACTTCTAATGGAATGACTCCACTAATGTTTGCAGCACGTTTTAATAGAGTAGATATTATTGAAGTCTTATTAAAAAACGGAGCTGACAAAAAAACTAAAGATGAAAAAGGTTACACAGCACTAAAATATGCTGAACAATCTAAAGCAAATGATGCTATTCAAGCTCTAAAGTAA
- a CDS encoding phosphoribosylaminoimidazolesuccinocarboxamide synthase, whose translation MNTITSTQFNFPGQKSVYHGKVREVYNINDELLVMIATDRLSAFDVIMPKGIPYKGQILNQIATKFMQLTEDIVPNWLVATPDPSVAIGHLCEPFKVEMVIRGYLSGHAAREYATGKRVLCGVAMPEGMKENDKFPQPIITPTTKAAVGTHDEDISREDILAHGIVSEEDYLVLEKYTRDLFQRGTEIAASRGLILVDTKYEFGKTKDGKIVLIDEIHTPDSSRYFYADGYQDRQDRGESQKQLSKEFVRQWLIANGFQGKDGQQIPEMTDEYIETVSERYIELYENIIGEKFIKADVSNIQERIENNVVAFLSK comes from the coding sequence ATGAATACTATTACTTCTACCCAGTTTAACTTTCCAGGACAAAAATCAGTTTATCACGGAAAAGTGCGTGAGGTTTACAATATCAATGACGAACTTTTAGTGATGATTGCTACTGATAGACTTTCGGCATTTGATGTGATTATGCCAAAAGGAATTCCATACAAAGGCCAAATCTTAAATCAGATTGCAACAAAATTTATGCAATTAACAGAAGATATCGTTCCTAATTGGTTGGTTGCAACTCCAGATCCAAGTGTAGCAATAGGTCATTTATGTGAGCCTTTTAAAGTAGAAATGGTAATTCGAGGGTATCTTTCGGGGCATGCTGCACGTGAATATGCTACAGGAAAAAGAGTGCTTTGTGGTGTTGCTATGCCAGAAGGAATGAAAGAAAATGATAAATTTCCACAACCAATTATTACTCCAACTACAAAAGCTGCTGTAGGAACTCATGATGAAGATATTTCGAGAGAAGATATTTTAGCACACGGAATTGTTTCGGAAGAAGATTATTTAGTATTAGAAAAATATACAAGAGATTTATTTCAAAGAGGAACTGAAATTGCAGCTTCAAGAGGATTGATTTTAGTAGATACCAAATATGAATTTGGAAAAACTAAAGATGGGAAAATAGTTTTAATTGATGAAATCCACACTCCAGATTCATCTCGTTATTTTTATGCAGATGGTTACCAAGACCGTCAGGATAGAGGAGAATCTCAAAAACAATTATCTAAAGAGTTTGTACGTCAATGGTTAATAGCTAATGGCTTTCAAGGAAAAGACGGACAACAAATTCCAGAAATGACCGATGAGTATATTGAAACAGTATCGGAAAGATATATAGAATTGTATGAAAATATCATTGGAGAAAAATTTATAAAAGCAGATGTTAGTAATATTCAAGAAAGAATTGAAAACAATGTTGTTGCTTTTTTGAGTAAATAA